A stretch of the Lolium perenne isolate Kyuss_39 chromosome 3, Kyuss_2.0, whole genome shotgun sequence genome encodes the following:
- the LOC139838206 gene encoding glutamate synthase 1 [NADH], chloroplastic-like: METGPGGITRALACLHAPDASRISAVLCLPEVHSRFSTNTFPSSDRAQPMMKALEGLLKCEMLGLSEEEMSKILSIVDATSSDSGALDGVLELLIRGRYPFGRSLPEAVMMMIPEAWQNDVNMEPQKRALYGLSLGMDLL; the protein is encoded by the exons ATGGAGACCGGGCCGGGCGGCATCACGAGGGCCCTCGCCTGCCTCCACGCCCCCGACGCTTCTCGCATCTCCGCCGTCCTCTGCCTCCCAGAG GTTCATTCCCGGTTCTCCACCAACACTTTCCCCAGCTCGGACCGTGCACAGCCAAT GATGAAAGCTCTTGAGGGTCTCTTGAAGTGTGAGATGCTTGGCCTATCAGAGGAAGAAATGTCAAAAATTCTTTCAATTGTAGATGCCACCTCTTCAGATTCAG GCGCATTGGATGGTGTTCTTGAGCTCCTTATACGAGGTCGTTACCCGTTTGGTAGAAGCCTGCCAGAAGCTGTAATGATGATGATTCCTGAGGCGTGGCAGAATGATGTAAACATGGAACCTCAGAAGAGAGCCCTCTACGGGTTGAGCCTTGGGATGGACCTGCTCTAA